The proteins below are encoded in one region of Penicillium psychrofluorescens genome assembly, chromosome: 4:
- a CDS encoding uncharacterized protein (ID:PFLUO_006474-T1.cds;~source:funannotate) — MTAFEGQDGDQIGDAVSPATDLNNTAASYDEAADKELGQRPALKRELQSRHMQMIAIGGAIGAGLFVGTGGALQEGGPGALLIAYMIVGVMVLLTVQALGELAVLYPVNGAFFDYCVRFISPAWGFAMGWDYAIGWLVILPFELTAASITIQFWRDDLNMGIWVAAFLAVLSVIQIFGIRGYGEVEFILGIIKVTAIIGFIILGIVIDCGGAPKGGYIGAHYWHSPGAFTTFTGFCSVFVTAAVSFTGTELTGLAAAESKNPGKAIPKATKQVFWRITIFYLLATFIVGLIVPYDSKWLLGSTGANTKASPFVVSIQNAGISGLPSVMNAVITISVISVANSATFASSRTLQALAEQRMAPQIFAYIDKAGRPLYCVLLQIAFGFLAFINEASSTGNAIFDWLLALSGVSQFMLWGSICLAHIRFRKAWAYNGHDFKELAYYAPFGVIGSWIGLGLNVLCLIAELYVSVISKSAMLFFENYLAFPLTIVLFLIWIVYLKFSKKISLGVRGLLLLKVQDIDVLSNIRDGALDVNLQPKVEYDTWAEWIKAAPTRILHSLF, encoded by the exons ATGACTGCTTTCGAAGGGCAAGATGGCGACCAAATTGGAGATGCGGTCTCACCAGCCACTGATTTGAATAACACGGCTGCATCCTATGATGAAGCAGCCGATAAGGAGCTCGGCCAGCGCCCGGCCCTAAAACGCGAGCTTCAAAGTCGCCATATGCAGATGATTGCCATTG GTGGTGCCATCGGAGCTGGTCTGTTCGTGGGGACTGGAGGTGCGCTTCAAGAGGGAGGGCCTGGAGCCTTG CTCATCGCCTACATGATTGTTGGTGTTATGGTTCTGCTTACTGTCCAAGCCCTCGGGGAGCTTGCGGTACTCTACCCGGTGAATGGGGCCTTTTTCGACTACTGCGTCCGGTTCATCTCTCCGGCATG GGGTTTTGCTATGGGCTGGGATTACGCCATCGGTTGGCTCGTTATCCTCCCATTCGAGCTTACAGCTGCGAGTATCACTATCCAGTTCTGGCGGGATGACCTGAATATGGGTATATGGGTAGCGGCTTTCCTGGCAGTACTATCTGTCATCCAAATATTTGGTATCCGCGGCTATGGAGAAG TTGAATTTATTCTTGGGATAATCAAGGTCACGGCAATAATTGGATTTATAATACTCGGAATTGTGATTGACTGTGGCGGCGCCCCAAAAGGTGGTTATATTGGAGCCCACTACTGGCATAGTCCCGGCGCATTCACCACCTTTACCGGCTTCTGCTCTGTCTTCGTCACGGCTGCAGTGTCCTTTACTGGTACTGAGTTGACGGGGTTAGCTGCTGCCGAGTCCAAAAACCCTGGCAAGGCTATCCCTAAGGCGACTAAGCAAGTTTTCTGGCGAATTACGATTTTCTATCTCTTGGCAACCTTTATAGTAGGACTTATTGTGCCATATGATTCTAAATGGCTTCTAGGTTCTACTGGCGCTAACACTAAGGCGTCACCCTTTGTTGTGTCTATTCAGAACGCTGGTATCTCGGGTCTGCCGTCTGTGATGAACGCAGTCATCACAATTTCTGTTATCAGCGTTGCCAACTCCGCAACATTTGCTTCAAGCCGGACCTTACAGGCTCTAGCAGAGCAGAGAATGGCCCCTCAGATATTCGCATATATCGACAAGGCTGGGCGGCCACTCTACTGTGTTCTGCTACAGATTGCGTTTGGCTTCCTGGCGTTTATTAACGAGGCATCATCAACGGGAAATGCCATTTTCGACTGGCTCCTAGCCCTGTCAGGGGTGTCGCAGTTCATGCTCTGGGGCAGTATCTGTCTCGCTCATATCCGCTTCCGCAAAGCTTGGGCATATAATGGGCACGACTTCAAAGAACTCGCCTACTACGCACCATTTGGTGTAATCGGCAGCTGGATCGGCCTCGGGCTCAATGTGCTATGCCTCATTGCTGAGCTATATGTGTCTGTGATATCAAAAAGCGCAATGCTCTTCTTTGAGAACTACCTCGCGTTTCCGCTCaccatcgtcctcttcctaATCTGGATTGTCTACCTCAAATTTTCCAAAAAGATCTCACTTGGAGTGCGAGGACTGCTCCTCCTGAAGGTTCAAGATATTGATGTACTGAGCAATATCCGCGATGGTGCTCTCGACGTCAATCTGCAGCCTAAGGTTGAATATGACACCTGGGCAGAATGGATCAAAGCGGCGCCGACACGCATTTTGCACTCATTGTTTTGA